Part of the Emys orbicularis isolate rEmyOrb1 chromosome 10, rEmyOrb1.hap1, whole genome shotgun sequence genome is shown below.
tctgacccagtatggtcattcttatgagGTCACCCCTTCCTGTCATACTCTGTCCCCTTGCAGGTTTACAGTTATCTCCACCCTCTCTTATCCCCACCCTGGAGTCACCTCCCACCAGCCCATCCCGTTCCAGGGTCATCCATCACCCCTGTGCTTcatccccactcctggggtcatCTGAGCCCCTTTGAGGCTAATCTCCCATATCCCACTTTCACCCTAAGGTCACCTGTCAtctgttccccttctccccatttTCCATTCCTGACTCAGAATCCCTCCCCCCGCATCACACTGGAGTCATGTATCATAAAGGGGTAAGTAAGTAGGTACAACATTGAGTAAATGGTGTGTGCATTCCGTGTTAAGTGTTTGTATGGAGATTTTATTAAGACTTCCCTCACTTTCAGTGGTGGTAGAGAATTATAGCTCACATAAGTTGTATCTCTGTTTGACAGGTTCTGAaagaaaatggagtttgcagtcaaAACAGACTTCTTTCAGATTTTGTAGTACTGGAATGACCTTGGACAACATCAACAAGCCAACCATAGATCGCATAATCAGGGTGGATCATGCAGGGGAGTATGGGGCAAATCGTATTTATGCTGGGCAAATGGCTGTGCTAGGTAGAACTACAGTAGGGCCAGTCATTCAGGTTAGTATGTGTGGTCTAACTTCATCTTATCTTTATGCCTCTTATATACTCAAAGACATATTCTTTAGCTGAAgtacaataaaataaattacaagGCTATAATTTAAGGTTTGCAATATTTACTTTAAAACAACTGGTCTTACAAAAGCTCTTCCTATGGTAAAATATAAGTATGACACATAACATAGTGATCGGATTGGCTGATGAGTAGGGTcgtaccaaattcatggtccattttggtcaatttcacggtcataggatttttaaaatcataaatgtcatgatttcagctatttaaatctgaaatgtcatgatGTTGTAATTGTAGTTGTAAATGATCCAAAAAGGAAttgtggggggggtcacaaggttattgtatgtgcgggttgcggtactgctacccttacttctgtgctgctgctggtggcagcgctgccttcagagctgggcaactggagagtggcagctgctggctgggatcccagctctgaaggcagagctgctgctagcagcagtagcacagaagttAGGATCACATGGTATgatattgtcacccttacttctgtgctgctgcctgcagagctgggccctcagtcagcagcagcCACTCTCCAACCTCCCAGCTCTGGTAtgatattgccatccttacttctgcactgctgctggtaggGCGCTGCCTTCAAGCTGGGCAACCAggcaacagccgccgctctccagccgcgcagctctgaaggcagcgcagaagtaagggtggcgataCCACAATTCTCCTAAAATAAACTTGCAGCCCCTCTTCAACccccttttgagtcaggactcTCAGTTTGAGAagtgctggtctcccctgtgaaatctgtatagtatagggtaaaagcacacaaaagaccagatttcacgggaggggaccagatttcacggtccgtgacatgtttttcatggtggtgaatttggtagggcccaatTGCTGAGTGAATCATAGACATGCAGTTGTTGCAGTGGTGTGACAAAGGCTTCATTATGTTTTAGGTGTCAAGATTCTTGTAAAATAAAACtcattttatatgaaaaaaaGGAATGAGGGAAAGCTGTGAAATAACTGTTCATATTCCCTTTTCCCAAAATGTTAACTAATTACTGGCTATAAATAGGTTTTAACAAAACCTAATAGTAAAGTTTTAACAAATCTGACCAACACTCTTCCTCTTAATTTGTCAACTTTCATTCTTGCTTCTTCTGTTGTCATCATTTCCTAATTTTTCAGTCCTCATAGAGTTTTCTATGTTAGAcaggacctgaatttctaatgtaaaaccaagcaagagagggggaaaagagaCACAACCCATCCCTACCTGTGCACCTTTCAGgccctgtttatgtatcccagAGAAAAAACAGTCACAAgccaatttaatttattttgtagatcacctttaaaaatcaaattagCATGAGTGAAGTTAACATCCATTGAATTTTTTCTCTACATTTATAGTTAATGCTTATTTTCTattatgttttttctgtaattttaTTTCTGTTGCAGCAAATGTGGGATCAAGAAAAGGACCATCTGAAAAAGTTTAATGAGTTAATGGTCACATTTAGAGTTCGACCTACTGTTTTATTGCCTTTTTGGAATGTTGCAGGGTTTGCTTTAGGTGAGTGCATAGTCTTATTGATGTTATTAATAATGTAGGTTGGAATGTTTTGTTTGAATTAATTTGTTTGATAATTACAGGTGCTGGAACTGCTTTACTTGGAAAAGAAGGTGCAATGGCTTGCACTGTGGCAGTGGAAGAGAGCATATCAGATCATTATAACAGCCAGATCAGAACACTAATGGAGGAGGATCCAGAAAAATACAAAGAATTATTACAGGTATGTGAATGTGGTTTAAAGGTATTTCACATATTCTCTGAACAGTATATTGAGACAGTATTTTTCAAATGACATAAATATGGCATTTGGGTTTGCAGCAGATTATTTTCTCACTGCTAGTTCAGAACACTAAAGGCAGTGAAACACTCAAAATGAAAAGTGTTATGTTTCAATTAGCTGTTGGATTAAATGTAAATATCTGAGACCACAGCTACAGAGCCCATTTCTAGTAGTTGCAATCTGTTTTTTGATGGGGATAGAAGAGGCAGCCTATGGTgcccaaatattttaatttaatgggAGGGActagagaaaaagaaaatgaacaaatTGTTATAATGTACCATGTGCCATGCTTTGGTTATACTGGGTATGACAATATCATTGCAACTCCAGATACCTTGCAGACTTTGAGAGCAGCTGATCTCTCACCTTCACTTGGATTAGGAACCACTTTCCTAgtcttttaaaatttaatatcTTTGGGCCACAATCCTTAATTGAGCTCTTAATGGGCAGACAACTGTGCATGTGCATagccctgttgatttcaataggaggtCTACCTGTGAGGAGCTTGTTATAAGGTCAGGGCCTAAGAACTCAGTTGTAACAACCCATTGACCACTACTGCCTAGTCAGTTATACATGGGCTGACCTGCAGTGGAGGTTGGGCTGCTCCAGATCCCAGTCTCATAGTCCCAAGACTGGGATTTGAAGTAGCCCAAACTCTGTTGTTGATTAGCATCTGCAAGACTGGGTGAGAGATGAGCTGTGAGCACAAAGGTACCATGTTAAAAAAAGCTGGTCTGTGTACCAGTAAAAATACAAGACAAAACAATGACACTGAATGCAAGAGCAGGATAGAGGGAGTATCAAGAACTCAAATTGTCCAGCAGAGTAAGATGTTCTAACTTTGATGTCTGGAGACCCTGAGCACGTCTTTGGCAAAagtgtattttctttttatttatacaaatataaaaaGAGGAGCCTATGCAAAGCCCTACGTGAGGAAAACTGTCATGTATGATAGAAAAATCTCACACCATTAGTTCACATGTTTTGCTTGAAGGTATTTGGTTTAATAATTTCTGCAATCTGTACTTCACAAAGGAGAAAATTTTGCATTTTATATTCAGCTCATAGCTTGAGTCCTAGTTCTTTCTCTTCTAGGCTTTGATCCTGAAAGTTGTTCCATACAGGGGGAAACTTGAATCCACTGGAGCCTCATGGACTTgcgcgattaaaaaaatagaatataatttatttaaatatttttggatgttttctacattttcaaatatttttatttcaattaccacacagaatacaaagtgtacagtgctcactttatatttatttttattacaagtatttgcactgtaaaaaaacaaaagaaatagtatttttcaattcacctaatacaagtactgtagtacaatctctttatcatgaaagttgaacttacaaatgtagaattatgtacaaaaaataactgcattcaaaaataaaaatgtcaaactttagactagagcctataagtccacttagtcctacttcttattcagccaattgctcagacaaagaagtttgtttacatttgcaggagataatgctgcctgcttcttgttcacaatgtcacctgaaagtgaaaacgggcattcccatggcactgttgtagccagcgttgtaAGATATTTGCATGCCAGATGCactgaagattcatatgtcccttcatgctccaaccaccattccagggaacatttgtccatgctgatgacaggttctgctcgataacaatccaaagcagtgtggactgatgcatgttcattttcatcatctgagtcagatgaaaccagcagaaggttgattttcttttttgtgttttgggttctgtagtttccgcatctgagtgttgctcttttaagatttctgaaagcatgctccacacctcgtccctctcagattttgaaaggcactccAGCTTCTTAAACCGtaggtcaagtgctgtagctatctttagaaatctcacattggtaccttctttgccttttgtcaaatctgcagtgaaagtgttcttaaaatgaacaacatgtgctgggtcatcatccgagactgctatagcacgaa
Proteins encoded:
- the COQ7 gene encoding 5-demethoxyubiquinone hydroxylase, mitochondrial isoform X1; this encodes MEAAVAPAVRGLRAGCQRLRYGAGSERKWSLQSKQTSFRFCSTGMTLDNINKPTIDRIIRVDHAGEYGANRIYAGQMAVLGRTTVGPVIQQMWDQEKDHLKKFNELMVTFRVRPTVLLPFWNVAGFALGAGTALLGKEGAMACTVAVEESISDHYNSQIRTLMEEDPEKYKELLQIIKKFRDDELEHHDVGLDHNAELAPAYSLLKTAIQIGCKAAIFLSERI
- the COQ7 gene encoding 5-demethoxyubiquinone hydroxylase, mitochondrial isoform X2 yields the protein MTLDNINKPTIDRIIRVDHAGEYGANRIYAGQMAVLGRTTVGPVIQQMWDQEKDHLKKFNELMVTFRVRPTVLLPFWNVAGFALGAGTALLGKEGAMACTVAVEESISDHYNSQIRTLMEEDPEKYKELLQIIKKFRDDELEHHDVGLDHNAELAPAYSLLKTAIQIGCKAAIFLSERI